In the Pongo abelii isolate AG06213 chromosome 9, NHGRI_mPonAbe1-v2.0_pri, whole genome shotgun sequence genome, AGAGTAGCAAGTTATGAACCATCTCATTCCAGACCCTCAGTCTATCAAATACCTCTTATGCCCTAGATATTGTGCTATGTAAATTAGCTTACatgcaagaaaaaatgaaaaatttcaccTAAATATCACTCTttgtcaaatatttaataaaagaaatattttatttatagccTTATCaagtatttaataaaagaaattaaagtcagtttatttttaaaatagcctgtCCATGACCAAAATGTCTTAGAACTAGTAATCAGTTCAGTTTTGTTCAAGTAGAGAGCAGATTTAATTAGTCTATATCATTAGTTTTTCTATCAAGCGATAtcattttctaaattgttttctaagttatcttttatttctctctctctctctctctgtgttttgttttaggtGCTTTTAAGCCCTGTGAATATTTACTGGGAAGCTGGATGATTCGTCTTACTGTGTGGTTCATTTTCTTGGTTGCATTATTTTTCAACCTGCTTGTTATTTTAACAACATTTGCATCTTGTACATCACTGCCTTCGTCCAAATTGTTTATAGGCTTGATTTCTGTGTCTAACTTATTCATGGGAATCTATACTGGCATCCTAACTTTTCTTGATGCTGTGTCCTGGGGCAGATTCGCTGAATTTGGCATTTGGTGGGAAACTGGCAGTGGCTGCAAAGTAGCTGGGTTTCTTGCAGTTTTCTCCTCAGAAAGTGCCATATTTTTATTAATGCTAGCAACTGTCGAAAGAAGCTTATCTGCAAAAGATATAATGAAAAATGGGAAGAGCAATCATCTCAAACAGTTCCAGGTTGCTGCCCTTTTGGCTTTCCTAGGTGCTACAGTAGCAGGCTGTTTTCCCCTTTTCCATAGAGGGGAATATTCTGCATCACCCCTTTGTTTGCCATTTCCTACAGGTGAAACGCCATCATTAGGATTCACTGTAACGTTAGTGCTATTAAACTCACTAGCATTTTTATTAATGGCCATTATCTACACTAAGCTATACTGCAACTTGGAAAAAGAGGACCTCTCAGAAAACTCACAATCTAGCATGATTAAGCATGTCGCTTGGCTAATCTTCACCAATTGCATCTTTTTCTGCCCTGtggcatttttttcatttgcacCATTgatcactgcaatctctatcAGCCCCGAAATAATGAAGTCTGTTACTCTGATATTTTTTCCATTGCCTGCTTGCCTGAATCCAGTCCTGTATGTTTTCTTCAACCCAAAGTTTAAAGAAGACTGGAAGTTACTGAAGCGACGTGTTACCAAGAAAAGTGGATCAGTTTCAGTTTCCATCAGTAGCCAAGGTGGTTGTCTGGAACAGGATTTCTACTACGACTGTGGCATGTACTCACATTTGCAGGGCAACCTGACTGTTTGCGACTGCTGTGAATCGTTTCTTTTAACAAAGCCAGTATCATGCAAACACTTGATAAAATCACACAGCTGTCCTGCATTGGCAGTGGCTTCTTGCCAAAGACCGGAGGGCTATTGGTCCGACTGTGGCACACAGTCGGCCCACTCTGATTATGCAGATGAAGAAGATTCCTTTGTCTCAGACAGTTCTGACCAGGTGCAGGCCTGTGGACGAGCCTGCTTCTACCAGAGTAGAGGATTCCCTTTGGTGCGCTATGCTTACAATCTACCAAGAGTTAAAGACTGAACTACTGTGTGTGTAACTGTTTCCCCCGTCAACCAAAATCAGTGTTTATAGAGTGAACCCTATTCTGATCTTTCATCTGGGAAGCACTTCTGTAATCACTGCCTAATCACTGCCTGGTATCACTTAGAAGAAGGAGAGGTGGCAGTTTATTTCTCAAACCAGTCATTTTCAAAGAACAGGTGCCTAAATTATAAATTGGTGAAAAATGCAATGTCCAAGCAATGTATGGTCTGTTTGAAACAAATATATGACTTGAAAAGGATCTTAGGTGTAGTATAGCAATATAATGTTAGGTTTTTCTGATCCATAGGAAGCAAATTTATACCTATTTGTGTATTAAGCACAAGATAAAGAAcagctgttaatatttttaaaaaatctattttaaaatgtgattttctaTAACTGAAGAAAATATCTTGCTAATTTTACCTAATGTTTCATCCTTAATCTCAGGACAACTTACTGCAGGGCCAAAAAAGGGACTGTCCCAGCTAGAACTGTGAGAGTATACATAGGCATTACTTTATTATGTTTTCACTTGCCATCCTTGACATAAGAGAACTATAAATTTTGTTTAAGCAATTtataaatctaaaacctgaagatgtttttaaaacaatattaacaGCTGTTAGgttaaaaaatagctggacatttGTTTTCAGTCATTATACATTGCTTTGGTCCAATCAGTAATTTTTTCTTAAGTGTTTTACGATTACACTACTAGAAAAAAGGTAAAAGGCTAATTGCTGTGTGGGTTTAGTCGATTTGGCTAAACTACTAACTAATGTGGGGGTTTAATAGTATCTGAGGGATTTGGTGGCTCCATGTAATGTTCTCATTAATGAATACTTCCTAATATCATTGGCTGTACtaatattttccaatttgttggtatGTCACCTAGCAATAGTTTGGATTATATAGAAAGTAAACTTTGGTCAATACTTGCATTTAATTAGATGAAACGGGGAGCAATTATGACACGAAGTACTTATGTTTATTTCTTAGTGAGCTGGATTATCTTGAACCTGGGCTATTAAATGGAAACTTCCATACATCTTCCCCAtactattttttataaaagagCTTATTCAATAGCTCAGAGGTTGAACTCTGGTTAAACAAGATaatatgttattaataaaaatagaagaagaaagaataaagcttagtcctgtgtctttaaaaattaaaaattttacttgaTTCCCATCTATGGGCTTTAGACCTATTACTAGGTGGAGTCTTAAAGTTATAATTGTTCAATATGTTTTTTGAACAGTGTGCTAAATCAATAGCAAACCCACTGCCATATTAGTtattctgaatatactaaaaaacatcCAGCTAGATTGCAGTTTAATAATTAAACTGTACATACTGTGCATATAATGAATTTTAtcttatgtaaattatttttagaacaCAAGTTGGGAAATGTGGCTTCTGTTCATTTCGTTTAATTAAAGCTACCTCCTAAACTATAGTGGCTGCCAGTAGCAGACTGTTAAATTGTGGTTTATATACTTTTTGCATTGTAAATAGTCTTTGTTGTACATTGCCAGTGTAATAAAAACAGAATCTTTGTATATCAAAATCATGTAGTTTGTATAAAATGTGGGAAGGATTTATTTACAGTGTGTTGTAATTTTGTAAGGCCAACTAtttacaagttttaaaaattgctatcatgtatatttacacatctgataaatattaaatcataactTGGTAAGAAACTCCTAATTAAAAGGTTTTTTCCAAAAGTCAGGTTattgaaaatttttcattttattcatttaaaaactagaataacagatatataaaatatgttaatctTTGTGCTATATGGTATGAAATACAATATTGTACTCTGTTTTGAATTATTAAAGTTTCTAGAAAGCAATCTATTTTGCCTTAATTTAAAACTAGGTATATTAATGAATTTAGTTTTAAAGTAAgcaaattaaatatttgtaagtGGACAGTATTAGAAGAAATGTTGGAAGCAACCATTAGAAAACactattttgatatttatttgtaAACGTATAAGAACATTTTGCTGAAATTTAGAAATAAGGTTTTATCCTAAGTCTGAACTATACTCATAGAAAACAGATTATGAAATTTCAGAAAAACCATTGATTCAATCTTTATCTAGAAAGCAAATGATTAAAAAATCTGTATGATATTAAATGTAGTCAGTTGCCCAGATGCTTAGAAATACTTTAGTATTTACAATCATTaagtcctcattttacagatgagaaaacaaaaggcTTAATGAAATTTAAGTGAATCCCTGAGTCACAGCAAATTTGACCCCAAACCAGAACCCAATGCCTCTTCATTTGGGacataattttgtgtgtgtgttttaaatttcatatatgcTTGAAATTTCCATAACAAAAAGTAGAGTAGTATAATTACCCCGCCTCCCTACCCTTCACCCCATACCTGTCACTGCTTTGACAATTATCTGCAGCATGTAGCAAACCTTGTTTCGTCTTCATCCTATTCACTAACCCCCTCCTATCCCTCTGCCCCTtgcattattttgaagcaaacttAAGGCATTATATTGTTTCATCTGTAAATACTAATGTCTAGGGAGAAATTTTTAAAGTTGCATAATATATGCCACAGGGCTAACTGGTGATGGAATTATTTAAGCAAAATTCACCCTTACACAAGTTTCCAGAGCCAGCACAACATAATTATCTCAAATATACCATGGCCAAAGTACTAATTGTATGAAAAGATGTCACTAAGTcaataccctaaaacttaaagggAGAGACACTCTTTTATACAtttgtacatttatatataattctacCCATCTCGATTATGGCTTCTCAGCTCCAGTAATGAAAAGGCACTGTAAGAAATGAGACCGCTGGACTTAATTATGTTCAaacaccagcaccagcaccatcTGACTCTGCCTCATACCCCTGGGGGGGTCCAGCATTGCTAGTGCATAATGTCACAGTTGGTCATAATGATGACCCTGGCGCATCAAGCAAAGGGTATACTTTgtttaggaaaacattttaagGGGACAAAGAAGTATATGACATTTAGATTCCCATGCATAGAGGTTAAAGTGAAAAAGTTCTGAAGTTTGCACACAATTTTTCATTGTATCTGTCTGATTCTGAGCTTAGAAACTTTGAGAATTAATGAGATAATATGACCCTGTGAGGTAaatttttcccccattttcaGAGGAGTGTTAGGCATGGAAAACCTATCAAGTACCAGGAAAACCACTGATTCCAGGTCCCTTTCATACTAATGTTTTTCCCACTACAGTTATGTTTGGTTATATCTATTGGAAAACAGCTTCTCAAGCTTACCTCTTTATGAGGCCCTAAGGCAGCTCAGTGCCTTTCGATGTTACTGATTCTAGAGACGTTCTGATAAAAGGTTTTTAAATGCCAATATTGAATAACTAGGGTCGAGAACGAAAACTCCATTAGGTCAGTTTTATTCCTTGATCAACTTTATTACTCATTTGGAGTGCtccaattttctttcattttgttttcaccgaaattttaaagaaaatattccatttaaatagatttaaccatgtcatattttattaattatagctCTGCCTTCTGAATTGTCTTTGGTTGCTATTACTTCTACCATGGCTAATTCTCCTGTGTTAAATTTTGCAGATCTAGATTTCATCAAAGTTTTTGTATCACTCTGGTCACTAAAAAGTTTTGTGTGATGTGTTAGCCATGGTCAATTTTCATTTATGGTATTTCTACCGGTAATATACATTATGAACTGGACAAAAGCCCTATTTATTTACAAATGTACAGTTTTGTCAGTATGAATAAAGCATCTGCCTCTCCTTTACTGCCTTTATCCCCATTCCCGAGAGTGCCCCTAAGATCCCACATAAAATGCATATTAGCATATTTACTGAGATCATTTTTCACCACAAAAGGATGAGGAACTTAAGGGCGAGACTTTTAATCATCTATCCCTTGTGCTTTACGCAGACCCTACCGTACACTAGAGGCTTCGAAGAGGTCAAAAGTTCACATGTGTGGACAAATTAGGTCCCTTAAGATGCCAGGCAAACGAAGTGCTACCAAAACACGCAAAGACTGTCCTAAAAGTGCGTTCTGGGATACACCTGTAAACTTGGATCAAGTTCGCTCCCCTCTCCTCAAAATATATCGACttgtgctgaaagaaatcacGACCGATGCTCATAATTCTGACCTCGTAATTATATAGGGGGTAGTTTTGGTTTCTGCTTCTTTCCCTGATTCAGTGACAGGTAACATATTTCATGTACGAAATGAACTGCAACACCACGGCAAACAAGGGACGGGCCCTCAAAGTTGTCGGTAGGGAGCCAGGACCCCGCCAGTGGCGTGGGGAGACACCGTGCTAAACAAGCTTGCAAACAGCAGGCACCTTCCTGCCACTGAGGAGGAAGGGCTGGCCAAGGGAGGCCGGGGCGGAGGAAGCCAAGCTCGGCAGGCCCTGACAAAGTCCTCCCGGCCTCCACGCGTCGCCATGGCAACGCAGGGTCTGTGCCGGCCGGGATTGGCCGGCCTGGCGCGCGCAGGGCTCGCTGGGAAAGCGCGTCCCCGCCGCGGCTCCGCCAGTTTGAACTTGGCGGGCCAGATGTGGGCGGCGGGGCGCTGGGGGCCTACTTTTCCCTCTTCCTACGCCGGTTTCTCTGCTGACTGCAGACCCAGGTCTCGGCCCTCCTCGGGCTCCTTTTCCGTCCCTATGACGGGCGCACGTGGGCAGGGGCTGGACGTGGTGCGCTCACCGTCGCCGCCGCTGCCGCTGAGCTGCAGCAATTCCACCAGGTCGCTGTTGTCTCCCCTTGGCCACCAGAGCTTCCAGTTTGACGAGGACGACGGTGACGGGGAGGATGAGGAAGACGTGGACGAAGATGCCCATGATTCAGAGGCCAAAGTGGCGAGCCTGAGAGGAATGGAGTTACAGGGGTGCGCCAGGTAAACCCGAGGCCGCCCGGCCGATTCAGCCCTTTTCAAGATTCCTTAGACCCTCTTAAGTACCCCCTTCTGACACCCTCCTGCCCTCCGCCCCAAAGGCAGAGCAGGCACTTGCAGACTGAGGTGCCGTGGGTTTTTTTGCACATAAAGAGCCCTGTGCAAATTCTTGCAAATGACGATAGATTTCCTATGGCTCTTAATCCTTTTTTCCTGAGATATTATGACTGCTGCAGTCTCACTTCCCAGAAAAATGCACATAGTCTCAAACACACAAAACTCTGCTACCATTTCAGGCGTTCTGTGAATCCTCAAAAGTCAGATTGTGCACTCCAGAACTCTTATCCCAAACCTGAACACCAGAACGTGGTTTACTGCACCTTAGTAGTACCTGTGGTTGGTTATTCTGAAAACATACTGATTGCTAGTGAAGTAGGTTGTAGTAAACAGGTCCCTTTCTATAACACAAAGTGCTGAAGCACAGAGATTAGCAATGTCAACCTCAGCATGTGGAGACGTGGTTAGATAGGATCTGAGCATGCACAGAGGAATGGATGTCATTGTATCAATGTTAGGACCAATGGGGTTATTAAAACTGtcttaatttgtttatttctactgttattcactcagcaaacattGTGTGCCACATATTAGTCTAGGTACTGGGGACCGTAAACAAGATACTGGTCTCTACTCTCATGAATTGAAGCCTAAATCAATCcacttattttataataaaataataaaataaataataagataataaaacCATGGCTCAG is a window encoding:
- the LGR4 gene encoding leucine-rich repeat-containing G-protein coupled receptor 4 isoform X5, whose translation is MNNITQLPEDAFKNFPFLEELRLDANHITSVPEDSFEGLVQLRHLWLDDNSLTEVPVHPLSNLPTLQALTLALNKISSIPDFAFTNLSSLVVLHLHNNKIKSLSQHCFDGLDNLETLDLNYNNLGEFPQAIKALPSLKELGFHSNSISVIPDGAFHGNPLLRTIHLYDNPLSFVGNSAFHNLSDLHSLVIRGASMVQQFPNLTGTVHLESLTLTGTKISSIPNNLCQEQKMLRTLDLSYNNIRDLPSFNGCHALEEISLQRNQIYQIKEGTFQGLISLRILDLSRNLIHEIHSRAFATLGPITNLDVSFNELTSFPTEGLNGLNQLKLVGNFKLKEALAAKDFVNLRSLSVPYAYQCCAFWGCDSYANLNTEDNSLQDHSVAQEKGTADAANVTSTVENEEHSQIIIHCTPSTGAFKPCEYLLGSWMIRLTVWFIFLVALFFNLLVILTTFASCTSLPSSKLFIGLISVSNLFMGIYTGILTFLDAVSWGRFAEFGIWWETGSGCKVAGFLAVFSSESAIFLLMLATVERSLSAKDIMKNGKSNHLKQFQVAALLAFLGATVAGCFPLFHRGEYSASPLCLPFPTGETPSLGFTVTLVLLNSLAFLLMAIIYTKLYCNLEKEDLSENSQSSMIKHVAWLIFTNCIFFCPVAFFSFAPLITAISISPEIMKSVTLIFFPLPACLNPVLYVFFNPKFKEDWKLLKRRVTKKSGSVSVSISSQGGCLEQDFYYDCGMYSHLQGNLTVCDCCESFLLTKPVSCKHLIKSHSCPALAVASCQRPEGYWSDCGTQSAHSDYADEEDSFVSDSSDQVQACGRACFYQSRGFPLVRYAYNLPRVKD